The following coding sequences are from one Manis pentadactyla isolate mManPen7 chromosome 13, mManPen7.hap1, whole genome shotgun sequence window:
- the CXXC5 gene encoding CXXC-type zinc finger protein 5, giving the protein MSSLGSGPQDTGDSSSNASGGGGSGPKAGVADKSAAAAAATQASVADDAPPPERRNKSGIISEPLNKSLRRSRPLSHYSSFGGSGGSGGGSMMGGESAEKAAAAAAAASLLVNGHDLAAAMVVDKSNPTSKHKSGAVASLLSKAERATELAAEGQLTLQQFAQSTEMLKRVVQEHLPLMSEAGTGLPDMEAVAGAEALNGQSDFPYLGAFPINPGLFIMTPAGVFLAESALHMAGLAEYPMQGELASAISSGKKKRKRCGMCAPCRRRINCEQCSSCRNRKTGHQICKFRKCEELKKKPSAALEKVMLPTGAAFRWFQ; this is encoded by the exons ATGTCGAGCCTCGGCAGTGGCCCCCAGGACACTGGCGACAGCAGCAGCAATGCCAGTGGCGGAGGTGGCAGCGGCCCAAAGGCGGGAGTGGCCGACAAGAGTGCAGCAGCGGCCGCTGCCACGCAGGCCTCGGTGGCAGACGACGCACCCCCGCCTGAGCGTCGGAACAAGAGCGGCATCATCAGCGAACCCCTTAACAAGAGTCTGCGCCGCTCCCGTCCTCTCTCCCACTACTCTTCTTTTGGGGGCAGTGGGGGCAGTGGCGGTGGCAGCATGATGGGCGGGGAGTCTGCCGAGAAGGCagccgcagccgccgccgccgcctccctgCTGGTCAATGGGCACGACCTGGCGGCGGCCATGGTTGTGGACAAAAGCAACCCTACCTCAAAGCACAAAAGTGGTGCTGTGGCCAGCCTGCTGAGCAAGGCCGAGCGAGCCACGGAGCTGGCAGCCGAGGGACAGCTGACGCTGCAGCAGTTCGCTCAGTCCACGGAGATGCTGAAGCGCGTGGTGCAGGAGCACCTACCACTGATGAGCGAGGCGGGCACTGGCCTGCCTGACATGGAGGCCGTGGCAGGTGCCGAAGCCCTCAATGGCCAGTCCGACTTCCCCTACCTGGGCGCCTTCCCCATCAATCCAGGCCTCTTCATCATGACCCCAGCGGGGGTGTTCCTGGCCGAGAGTGCACTGCACATGGCCGGCCTGGCCGAGTACCCCATGCAGGGAGAGCTGGCCTCCGCCATCAGCTCGGGCAAAAAGAAGCGGAAACGCTGTGGCATGTGTGCGCCCTGCCGGCGGCGCATCAACTGCGAGCAATGCAGCAGTTGTAGGAACCGAAAGACTGGCCATCAGATTTGCAAATTCAGAAAATGTGAGGAACTCAAAAAGAAGCCTTCCGCTGCTCTGGAG AAGGTGATGCTTCCGACGGGAGCCGCCTTCCGGTGGTTTCAGTGA